A single region of the Sus scrofa isolate TJ Tabasco breed Duroc chromosome 17, Sscrofa11.1, whole genome shotgun sequence genome encodes:
- the PTGIS gene encoding prostacyclin synthase isoform X2 has translation MSWAVVFGLLAALLLLLLLLLLTRRRTRRPGEPPLDVGSIPWLGYALEFGKDAASFLTRMKEKHGDIFTVLVGGRYVTVLLDPHSYDSVVWEPRTKLDFHAYAVFLMERIFDVQLPHYNPGDEKSKMKPTLLHRELQLLTEAMYTNLRTVLLGDTMETGSGWHEMGLFDFSYSFLLRAGYLTLYGVETPPWTQESQAQDRVHSADVFHTFRQLDLLLPKLARGSLSVGDKDRVCRVKGRLWKLLSPARLATRAHRSKWLESYLQHLEEMGVSEQMQARALVLQLWATQGNMGPAAFWLLLFLLKNPEALAAVRGELEPILSRAEQPISQMTTLPQKVLDSTPVLDSVLSESLRLTAAPFITREVVADLALPMADGREFTLRRGDRLLLFPFLSPQKDPAIYTDPEVFKYNRFLNPDGLEKRDFYKDGKRLKNYSLPWGAGHNQCLGRAYAVSSIKQFVFLVLAHFDLELSSPDVEMPEFDLSRELFFAAGN, from the exons GCGCCCTGGCGAGCCCCCCCTGGACGTGGGCAGCATCCCCTGGTTGGGCTATGCCTTGGAGTTTGGAAAAGATGCCGCTAGCTTCCTCACTAGGATGAAGGAGAAGCATGGTGATATCTTTACC GTGCTGGTGGGCGGCAGGTATGTCACCGTCCTCCTGGACCCACACTCCTACGACTCGGTGGTGTGGGAGCCCCGCACCAAGCTGGACTTCCACGCCTACGCCGTCTTCCTCATGGAGAGGATTTTCGACGTGCAGCTTCCACATTACAACCCCGGGGATGAAAAGTCCAAGATGAAACC GACACTCCTCCACAGAGAACTGCAGCTGCTCACGGAAGCCATGTATACCAACCTCCGCACTGTCCTGCTGGGCGACACCATGGAAACGGGCAGTGGCTGGCACGAGATGGGTCTCTTCGATTTTTCCTACAGCTTCCTGCTCAG AGCTGGCTACCTGACCCTGTATGGCGTTGAGACACCGCCATGGACCCAGGAGAGCCAGGCCCAGGACCGTGTCCACTCAGCCGACGTCTTCCACACCTTCCGCCAGCTTGACCTGCTGCTCCCCAAATTGGCACGTGGCTCCCTGTCAGTGG GGGATAAGGACCGGGTGTGCAGGGTCAAAGGTCGCCTGTGGAAGCTGTTGTCCCCAGCCAGGCTGGCCACCCGGGCCCACCGGAGCAAGTGGCTGGAGAGTTACCTGCAGCACCTGGAGGAGATGGGCGTGTCGGAGCAGATGCAGGCGCGGGCTCTGGTGCTGCAGCTCTGGGCCACCCAG GGAAACATGGGGCCCGCTGCCTTCTGGCTCTTGCTCTTCCTCCTCAAGAATCCCGAGGCCCTGGCTGCTGTCCGAGGAGAGCTTGAGCCTATCCTCTCACGAGCAGAgcagcccatttcacagatgaccACACTCCCACAGAAGGTTCTGGACAGCACGCCTGTACTCG ACAGCGTGCTGAGTGAGAGCCTCAGGCTCACCGCCGCGCCCTTCATCACCCGCGAGGTCGTGGCGGacctggccttgcccatggcagaTGGGCGGGAATTCACCCTGCGACGTGGCGAccgcctcctcctctttcccttcctgagTCCCCAGAAGGACCCGGCCATCTACACAGATCCAGAG GTGTTTAAATACAACCGATTCCTGAACCCGGATGGGTTAGAGAAGAGGGACTTTTACAAGGATGGGAAGCGACTGAAGAATTACAGCCTGCCCTGGGGAGCGGGGCACAACCAGTGCCTGGGCAGGGCTTACGCCGTCAGCAGCATCAAACA GTTCGTGTTCCTTGTGCTGGCGCACTTTGACCTGGAGCTGAGCAGCCCGGATGTGGAGATGCCCGAGTTTGACCTCAGCAG GGAACTTTTTTTTGCTGCTGGTAACTGA
- the PTGIS gene encoding prostacyclin synthase isoform X1 yields MSWAVVFGLLAALLLLLLLLLLTRRRTRRPGEPPLDVGSIPWLGYALEFGKDAASFLTRMKEKHGDIFTVLVGGRYVTVLLDPHSYDSVVWEPRTKLDFHAYAVFLMERIFDVQLPHYNPGDEKSKMKPTLLHRELQLLTEAMYTNLRTVLLGDTMETGSGWHEMGLFDFSYSFLLRAGYLTLYGVETPPWTQESQAQDRVHSADVFHTFRQLDLLLPKLARGSLSVGDKDRVCRVKGRLWKLLSPARLATRAHRSKWLESYLQHLEEMGVSEQMQARALVLQLWATQGNMGPAAFWLLLFLLKNPEALAAVRGELEPILSRAEQPISQMTTLPQKVLDSTPVLDSVLSESLRLTAAPFITREVVADLALPMADGREFTLRRGDRLLLFPFLSPQKDPAIYTDPEVFKYNRFLNPDGLEKRDFYKDGKRLKNYSLPWGAGHNQCLGRAYAVSSIKQFVFLVLAHFDLELSSPDVEMPEFDLSRYGFGLMQPERDVSIRYRLRA; encoded by the exons GCGCCCTGGCGAGCCCCCCCTGGACGTGGGCAGCATCCCCTGGTTGGGCTATGCCTTGGAGTTTGGAAAAGATGCCGCTAGCTTCCTCACTAGGATGAAGGAGAAGCATGGTGATATCTTTACC GTGCTGGTGGGCGGCAGGTATGTCACCGTCCTCCTGGACCCACACTCCTACGACTCGGTGGTGTGGGAGCCCCGCACCAAGCTGGACTTCCACGCCTACGCCGTCTTCCTCATGGAGAGGATTTTCGACGTGCAGCTTCCACATTACAACCCCGGGGATGAAAAGTCCAAGATGAAACC GACACTCCTCCACAGAGAACTGCAGCTGCTCACGGAAGCCATGTATACCAACCTCCGCACTGTCCTGCTGGGCGACACCATGGAAACGGGCAGTGGCTGGCACGAGATGGGTCTCTTCGATTTTTCCTACAGCTTCCTGCTCAG AGCTGGCTACCTGACCCTGTATGGCGTTGAGACACCGCCATGGACCCAGGAGAGCCAGGCCCAGGACCGTGTCCACTCAGCCGACGTCTTCCACACCTTCCGCCAGCTTGACCTGCTGCTCCCCAAATTGGCACGTGGCTCCCTGTCAGTGG GGGATAAGGACCGGGTGTGCAGGGTCAAAGGTCGCCTGTGGAAGCTGTTGTCCCCAGCCAGGCTGGCCACCCGGGCCCACCGGAGCAAGTGGCTGGAGAGTTACCTGCAGCACCTGGAGGAGATGGGCGTGTCGGAGCAGATGCAGGCGCGGGCTCTGGTGCTGCAGCTCTGGGCCACCCAG GGAAACATGGGGCCCGCTGCCTTCTGGCTCTTGCTCTTCCTCCTCAAGAATCCCGAGGCCCTGGCTGCTGTCCGAGGAGAGCTTGAGCCTATCCTCTCACGAGCAGAgcagcccatttcacagatgaccACACTCCCACAGAAGGTTCTGGACAGCACGCCTGTACTCG ACAGCGTGCTGAGTGAGAGCCTCAGGCTCACCGCCGCGCCCTTCATCACCCGCGAGGTCGTGGCGGacctggccttgcccatggcagaTGGGCGGGAATTCACCCTGCGACGTGGCGAccgcctcctcctctttcccttcctgagTCCCCAGAAGGACCCGGCCATCTACACAGATCCAGAG GTGTTTAAATACAACCGATTCCTGAACCCGGATGGGTTAGAGAAGAGGGACTTTTACAAGGATGGGAAGCGACTGAAGAATTACAGCCTGCCCTGGGGAGCGGGGCACAACCAGTGCCTGGGCAGGGCTTACGCCGTCAGCAGCATCAAACA GTTCGTGTTCCTTGTGCTGGCGCACTTTGACCTGGAGCTGAGCAGCCCGGATGTGGAGATGCCCGAGTTTGACCTCAGCAGGTACGGCTTCGGGCTGATGCAGCCGGAACGCGACGTGTCCATCCGTTACCGCCTCCGGGCGTGA